DNA from Candidatus Poribacteria bacterium:
CCTATCGCCGCAGTTCAAGAGTGAGATGTTTCAACAACTTCTATCCGAAACTGTTCATCCGCTTACGCTTAACTTTCTGCTCTTGCTAGCATTGAAACAACGTGAGAGGTCCTTAGTTGCAATCTTACAGATGTTTCTGGAGATCGTTGATTTGCAGGCGGGTCGTGTCGT
Protein-coding regions in this window:
- the atpH gene encoding ATP synthase F1 subunit delta codes for the protein MRETRIAKPYAQALYSAATEQNILDQIVADVNQVLELTQESEDFDQFLTNPILSPQFKSEMFQQLLSETVHPLTLNFLLLLALKQRERSLVAILQMFLEIVDLQAGRVV